One segment of Curtobacterium poinsettiae DNA contains the following:
- the prfA gene encoding peptide chain release factor 1, which translates to MFESVAGLLAEHEDLTQQLSDPALHADAARAKKVNRRYAELNQIKSAYEAWQAAGDDLAAAQELAREDAAFADEVPGLEEQLSERQERLRRLLIPRDPDDGRDVIMEIKGGEGGEESALFAADLLRMYSHYAETKGWKVELLERTESDLGGYKDVQVAIKSNTTDPSQGVWAHLKYEGGVHRVQRVPQTESQGRIHTSTTGVLVFPEVDEPEEVQINQNDLKIDVYRSSGPGGQSVNTTDSAVRITHLPTGITVAMQNEKSQLQNREAGMRVLRARILARQQEELDAIASDARKSQIRGMDRSERIRTYNFPENRIADHRTGYKAYDLDRVMNGALEPVIQSAIQADEEARLAAIGDQDA; encoded by the coding sequence GTGTTCGAGTCGGTAGCGGGGCTGCTGGCGGAACACGAGGACCTGACGCAGCAGCTGTCGGACCCCGCGCTCCACGCCGATGCGGCCCGGGCGAAGAAGGTGAACCGGCGGTACGCCGAGCTCAACCAGATCAAGTCCGCGTACGAGGCCTGGCAGGCGGCGGGGGACGACCTCGCCGCCGCCCAGGAACTCGCGCGTGAAGACGCGGCGTTCGCGGACGAGGTCCCCGGGCTCGAGGAGCAGCTGTCGGAGCGCCAGGAGCGTCTCCGCCGGCTGCTGATCCCGCGCGACCCCGACGACGGCCGTGACGTCATCATGGAGATCAAGGGCGGCGAGGGCGGCGAGGAATCGGCGCTGTTCGCGGCCGATCTGCTGCGCATGTACTCGCACTACGCCGAGACCAAGGGCTGGAAGGTCGAGCTCCTCGAGCGCACCGAGTCCGACCTGGGTGGCTACAAGGACGTCCAGGTCGCGATCAAGTCGAACACGACCGATCCGTCCCAGGGCGTCTGGGCCCACCTGAAGTACGAGGGCGGTGTGCACCGCGTCCAGCGGGTGCCGCAGACCGAGTCGCAGGGGCGCATCCACACCTCGACCACCGGCGTGCTGGTGTTCCCCGAGGTGGACGAGCCCGAAGAGGTCCAGATCAACCAGAACGACCTCAAGATCGACGTCTACCGGTCCTCCGGCCCGGGCGGACAGTCCGTGAACACGACGGACTCCGCGGTCCGCATCACCCACCTGCCCACGGGCATCACGGTGGCGATGCAGAACGAGAAGTCGCAGCTGCAGAACCGCGAGGCCGGCATGCGCGTGCTCCGTGCACGCATCCTCGCGCGCCAGCAGGAGGAGCTCGACGCGATCGCCTCGGATGCGCGCAAGTCGCAGATCCGGGGGATGGATCGTTCGGAGCGCATCCGCACGTATAACTTCCCGGAGAACCGGATCGCGGACCACCGCACCGGCTACAAGGCGTACGACCTCGACCGCGTGATGAACGGTGCCCTCGAGCCCGTCATCCAGTCCGCCATCCAGGCGGACGAAGAGGCACGTCTGGCCGCCATCGGCGACCAGGACGCGTAA
- the rho gene encoding transcription termination factor Rho: MTDNNSAQVEIPSDLRALRLPELQRIASSLGITGLSKLRKGDLIASIEDKRPVDETPAAPAATVVAETPAEPAATEQPTLPEPAEALAQPAAEAPVADPEAPVADPEAPAESAAPSRARRSRRASSGGTVNAAPTSAAEHTNHGQTGTEDLLAGLDQVRAEKDAQEAAQSGSQRRGRGQRNAEQRGTEQRGTDQGQQASAPAEAEQPSQAAQQGQQAPTSAVRVDQDRNESGDQNEQGDQNSEQGEGGSRRGRRSRGRGRGRGQNAENGEQQNGTDQQNGGQNAGQQKQNGADQQNQPKQNGGEQQNGQQNGGQKQNDQPKQAEAKQDDKADQKQQQNAGQQKQQTSGQQKQQQQQHADEAESGRSRRQRDRKRGRGGQNDDFEPEVTEDDVLIPIAGILDVLDNYAFVRTTGYLPGPSDVYVSLGQVKKYHLRKGDAVVGSIKQPRDGEQQSRQKYNALVAVESINGQSADEAAARVDFNDLTPLYPNERLRLETEPGKLSTRIIDLVSPIGKGQRGLIVSPPKAGKTVVLQAIANAVAKNNPEAHLMVVLVDERPEEVTDMQRTVKGEVIASTFDRPAEDHTTVAELAIERAKRLVELGHDVVLLLDSITRLGRAYNLSTPPSGRVLSGGVDSAALYPPKRFFGAARNIEDGGSLTILATALVETGSKMDEVIFEEFKGTGNMELRLNRHLADKRIFPAVDVNASGTRREEQLLSADEVKITWRLRRALAGLDPQQALEIVLRNLKETQSNVEFLVQVQKSVPTTGAHHNGHQE; the protein is encoded by the coding sequence TTGACCGACAACAACTCCGCCCAGGTGGAGATCCCCAGCGACCTGCGTGCCCTCCGTCTCCCGGAGCTCCAGCGCATCGCATCCTCGCTCGGCATCACCGGGCTCTCCAAGCTCCGCAAGGGCGACCTGATCGCCTCCATCGAGGACAAGCGTCCCGTCGACGAGACCCCGGCCGCCCCGGCCGCCACCGTCGTCGCCGAGACCCCCGCCGAGCCGGCCGCAACCGAGCAGCCGACCCTGCCGGAGCCCGCCGAGGCCCTCGCGCAGCCCGCCGCCGAGGCCCCCGTCGCCGACCCCGAGGCCCCCGTCGCCGACCCCGAGGCACCCGCCGAGTCGGCAGCCCCGAGCCGCGCCCGTCGTTCGCGCCGCGCGTCGTCCGGTGGCACCGTGAACGCCGCGCCGACCTCGGCCGCCGAGCACACCAACCACGGCCAGACCGGCACCGAGGACCTCCTCGCCGGGCTCGACCAGGTCCGCGCCGAGAAGGACGCCCAGGAAGCCGCGCAGTCCGGCTCGCAGCGCCGTGGCCGTGGCCAGCGGAACGCCGAGCAGCGTGGCACCGAGCAACGTGGCACCGACCAGGGGCAGCAGGCGTCGGCACCTGCCGAGGCCGAGCAGCCGAGCCAGGCGGCCCAGCAGGGCCAGCAGGCTCCGACGTCCGCCGTCCGGGTCGATCAGGACCGGAACGAGTCCGGCGACCAGAACGAGCAGGGCGACCAGAACTCCGAGCAGGGCGAGGGCGGCTCGCGTCGCGGTCGTCGCAGCCGTGGTCGCGGTCGTGGCCGTGGGCAGAACGCCGAGAACGGCGAGCAGCAGAACGGCACCGACCAGCAGAACGGCGGCCAGAACGCCGGCCAGCAGAAGCAGAACGGCGCCGACCAGCAGAACCAGCCGAAGCAGAACGGCGGCGAGCAGCAGAACGGCCAGCAGAACGGCGGCCAGAAGCAGAACGACCAGCCGAAGCAGGCCGAGGCCAAGCAGGACGACAAGGCCGACCAGAAGCAGCAGCAGAACGCCGGTCAGCAGAAGCAGCAGACCAGCGGTCAGCAGAAGCAGCAGCAGCAACAGCACGCCGACGAGGCCGAGAGCGGCCGCAGCCGTCGCCAGCGCGACCGCAAGCGCGGCCGTGGCGGCCAGAACGACGACTTCGAGCCCGAGGTCACCGAGGACGACGTCCTGATCCCGATCGCGGGCATCCTCGACGTCCTCGACAACTACGCGTTCGTCCGCACCACCGGGTACCTGCCGGGCCCGAGCGACGTCTACGTCTCCCTCGGCCAGGTGAAGAAGTACCACCTGCGCAAGGGCGACGCCGTCGTCGGTTCGATCAAGCAGCCGCGTGACGGCGAGCAGCAGAGCCGCCAGAAGTACAACGCGCTCGTCGCCGTCGAGTCGATCAACGGCCAGTCCGCCGACGAGGCCGCGGCCCGCGTCGACTTCAACGACCTCACCCCGCTGTACCCGAACGAGCGCCTGCGCCTCGAGACGGAGCCGGGCAAGCTGTCGACCCGCATCATCGACCTCGTGTCGCCGATCGGCAAGGGCCAGCGCGGTCTCATCGTGTCCCCGCCGAAGGCCGGCAAGACCGTCGTGCTGCAGGCCATCGCGAACGCCGTCGCCAAGAACAACCCCGAGGCGCACCTGATGGTCGTCCTCGTCGACGAGCGGCCCGAAGAGGTCACCGACATGCAGCGCACGGTGAAGGGCGAGGTCATCGCCTCGACCTTCGACCGTCCCGCCGAGGACCACACCACCGTCGCCGAGCTCGCCATCGAGCGTGCGAAGCGCCTGGTGGAGCTGGGCCACGACGTCGTGCTGCTGCTCGACTCGATCACCCGCCTGGGCCGCGCGTACAACCTGTCGACCCCGCCGTCGGGCCGTGTGCTCTCCGGGGGCGTCGACTCGGCGGCGCTGTACCCGCCGAAGCGCTTCTTCGGCGCCGCGCGCAACATCGAGGACGGCGGCTCGCTGACGATCCTCGCGACCGCGCTCGTCGAGACCGGCTCCAAGATGGACGAGGTCATCTTCGAGGAGTTCAAGGGCACCGGCAACATGGAGCTCCGCCTGAACCGTCACCTCGCCGACAAGCGCATCTTCCCCGCCGTCGACGTGAACGCCTCGGGTACCCGTCGCGAGGAGCAGCTGCTCTCCGCCGACGAGGTCAAGATCACCTGGCGTCTGCGCCGCGCCCTCGCCGGGCTCGACCCGCAGCAGGCCCTCGAGATCGTGCTGCGGAACCTCAAGGAGACGCAGTCGAACGTCGAGTTCCTGGTGCAGGTGCAGAAGTCGGTGCCCACGACCGGCGCCCACCACAACGGTCACCAGGAGTAA
- the thrB gene encoding homoserine kinase, with amino-acid sequence MTARSAVPAGRAVRALPAGSAVRVRVPATSANLGPGFDSLGLALSLYDEVVVRVRREPGATVTVEGVGAGEVATDDTNLVVRAVRRGLEHAGVDQPGLELHATNAIPHGRGLGSSAAAIVAGLMAARGLLEGIVDLDASTLLTLATEMEGHPDNVAPALFGGLTIAWMTAEGPAYKRLLVHRGVAPVVFVPTSTLSTKLARSLQPEQVPHADAAFNVSRSALLVAALIQSPELLLAATEDRLHQAYRASAMPETDALIRLLRQHGLAAVVSGAGPSLLVLGSDPAQRLTAAELVHRHAESDWRPLMLAVDLGGATVAAHSALEAEPA; translated from the coding sequence ATGACCGCCCGCAGTGCTGTACCGGCCGGACGGGCGGTCCGTGCGCTGCCGGCCGGATCAGCGGTGCGCGTCCGGGTGCCGGCGACGTCGGCGAACCTCGGCCCCGGTTTCGACTCGCTCGGCCTCGCGCTCTCGCTCTACGACGAGGTCGTGGTGCGCGTCCGCCGCGAACCCGGCGCGACCGTCACGGTCGAGGGCGTCGGTGCCGGTGAGGTCGCCACCGACGACACGAACCTCGTCGTCCGCGCGGTCCGCCGTGGCCTGGAGCACGCCGGTGTCGACCAGCCCGGTCTCGAGCTGCACGCCACGAACGCGATCCCGCACGGCCGCGGTCTCGGTTCCTCCGCCGCGGCGATCGTCGCCGGGCTGATGGCGGCCCGTGGGCTGCTCGAGGGCATCGTCGACCTGGACGCCTCGACGCTCCTGACCCTGGCCACCGAGATGGAGGGCCACCCGGACAACGTCGCACCGGCGCTCTTCGGCGGCCTGACGATCGCGTGGATGACCGCCGAAGGCCCGGCCTACAAGCGGCTCCTGGTGCACCGCGGTGTCGCCCCGGTGGTGTTCGTGCCGACCTCGACGCTCTCGACCAAGCTCGCGCGCTCCCTGCAGCCCGAGCAGGTCCCGCACGCCGACGCCGCGTTCAACGTCTCCCGCTCGGCGCTGCTCGTCGCGGCGCTCATCCAGAGCCCCGAGCTGCTGCTCGCCGCGACCGAGGACCGGCTGCACCAGGCGTACCGCGCCAGCGCCATGCCCGAGACCGACGCCCTGATCCGGTTGCTCCGGCAACACGGCCTCGCCGCGGTGGTCTCCGGTGCCGGGCCGAGCCTGCTCGTCCTCGGCAGTGACCCGGCACAGCGTCTGACCGCCGCCGAACTGGTGCACCGACACGCCGAATCCGACTGGCGGCCGCTCATGCTGGCCGTCGATCTCGGTGGTGCTACAGTGGCAGCGCACTCGGCGCTCGAAGCCGAACCCGCGTAA
- the thrC gene encoding threonine synthase: protein MAHQWQGVLREYADRLDVTEATPIVTLGEGGTPLIPARRLSERTGAEVYVKFEGMNPTGSFKDRGMTMAISKAVEHGAKAVICASTGNTSASAAAYATHAGITAAVLVPEGKIAMGKLSQAVAHDAQLLQVQGNFDDCLDIARDLAANYPVHLVNSVNNDRIEGQKTAAFEVVDVLGDAPDFHFLPVGNAGNYTAYSRGYREDVAAGRSTKLPRMFGFQAAGSAPIVHGEVVRHPDTIASAIRIGNPASWQFALEAREETDGYFGAITDEAILAAHRILSAEVGVFVEPASAIGVAGLLERADAGVVPKGAKVVITVTGHGLKDPQWALRTSDGGEVTPTSVPVDTKSIADVLGLVSEQ from the coding sequence ATGGCCCACCAGTGGCAGGGAGTCCTGCGCGAGTACGCCGACCGACTCGACGTGACCGAGGCGACGCCCATCGTCACGCTCGGTGAGGGCGGCACGCCGCTCATCCCGGCTCGTCGGCTCTCCGAGCGCACCGGCGCCGAGGTCTACGTGAAGTTCGAGGGCATGAACCCGACGGGTTCGTTCAAGGACCGCGGCATGACGATGGCGATCTCCAAGGCCGTCGAGCACGGCGCGAAGGCCGTCATCTGCGCCTCCACCGGCAACACCAGCGCCTCGGCCGCGGCGTACGCCACGCACGCCGGCATCACCGCCGCGGTGCTCGTGCCGGAGGGCAAGATCGCCATGGGCAAGCTCAGCCAGGCCGTCGCCCACGACGCCCAGCTGCTGCAGGTGCAGGGCAACTTCGACGACTGCCTCGACATCGCCCGCGACCTGGCGGCGAACTACCCGGTGCACCTCGTCAACTCCGTCAACAACGACCGCATCGAGGGGCAGAAGACCGCCGCGTTCGAGGTCGTCGACGTCCTCGGTGACGCACCGGACTTCCACTTCCTGCCCGTCGGCAACGCGGGTAACTACACCGCGTACTCGCGTGGCTACCGCGAGGACGTCGCCGCCGGCCGCAGCACCAAGCTGCCCCGCATGTTCGGGTTCCAGGCCGCCGGTTCCGCCCCGATCGTGCACGGCGAGGTCGTCCGGCACCCCGACACCATCGCGTCGGCGATCCGCATCGGCAACCCGGCCTCGTGGCAGTTCGCGCTCGAGGCACGAGAGGAGACCGACGGCTACTTCGGGGCCATCACCGACGAGGCCATCCTCGCCGCGCACCGCATCCTGTCGGCCGAGGTCGGCGTCTTCGTCGAGCCCGCGTCCGCCATCGGTGTCGCCGGGCTGCTCGAGCGTGCCGACGCGGGTGTCGTGCCGAAGGGCGCGAAGGTCGTCATCACGGTCACGGGCCACGGCCTGAAGGACCCGCAGTGGGCCCTCCGCACGTCGGACGGCGGCGAGGTCACCCCGACGAGCGTCCCGGTCGACACGAAGTCGATCGCCGACGTGCTCGGTCTGGTCAGCGAGCAGTGA
- a CDS encoding homoserine dehydrogenase: protein MIEYRNVRVALLGAGSVGSQVARLLLEHGDELASRAGAGLELVGIAVRDVDAQRDVDLPAELFTTDAASLILGADIVVELIGGIEPARTLVLQALQSGADVVTGNKALLATHGPELFAAAEQVGAQLYYEAAVAGAIPIIRPLHDSLAGDRIVRIMGIVNGTTNFILDLMDRKGSTFEDALATATELGYAEADPTADVEGYDAAQKAAILASLAFHTSVPLAAVHREGITHVTIDQVRAARKAGYVVKILATAERLTDEDGREGVSARVYPALVPESHPLASVHGAKNAVFVEAEAAGDLMFYGAGAGGVETASAVLGDLVSAARRHVIGGPGVAESTQSELPVFPIGTVRTSYQITLHVTDAPGVLSTVAGVLAKHGVSVETVEQTTTGAAEGTATLVIGTHLAREADLADTVVALRGEDVVLDVTSVLRVVGR, encoded by the coding sequence ATGATCGAATACCGCAACGTCCGTGTCGCGCTGCTCGGGGCCGGCTCGGTCGGTTCCCAGGTCGCGCGGCTGCTCCTCGAGCACGGCGACGAGCTGGCCTCGCGCGCCGGTGCGGGGCTGGAGCTCGTCGGGATCGCCGTGCGCGACGTGGACGCGCAGCGCGACGTCGACCTGCCGGCGGAGCTCTTCACCACGGACGCGGCATCGCTCATCCTCGGTGCGGACATCGTCGTCGAGCTGATCGGCGGCATCGAGCCGGCGCGCACCCTCGTGCTCCAGGCCCTGCAGTCCGGCGCGGACGTCGTCACCGGCAACAAGGCGCTGCTCGCGACCCACGGCCCGGAACTCTTCGCCGCGGCCGAGCAGGTCGGCGCGCAGCTCTACTACGAGGCCGCCGTGGCGGGGGCGATCCCGATCATCCGGCCGCTGCACGACTCGCTCGCCGGTGACCGCATCGTCCGGATCATGGGTATCGTCAACGGCACCACGAACTTCATCCTCGACCTGATGGACCGCAAGGGCTCCACGTTCGAGGACGCCCTGGCCACCGCGACGGAGCTCGGGTACGCCGAGGCCGACCCGACCGCCGACGTCGAGGGCTACGACGCCGCGCAGAAGGCAGCGATCCTGGCCTCGCTGGCGTTCCACACCTCGGTGCCGCTCGCCGCCGTGCACCGCGAGGGCATCACGCACGTCACGATCGACCAGGTCCGCGCCGCCCGCAAGGCCGGCTACGTCGTGAAGATCCTGGCGACCGCCGAGCGTCTGACCGACGAGGACGGCCGCGAGGGCGTCAGCGCCCGCGTCTACCCGGCCCTCGTCCCCGAGTCGCACCCGCTCGCGAGCGTGCACGGTGCGAAGAACGCCGTGTTCGTCGAGGCCGAGGCCGCCGGCGACCTGATGTTCTACGGCGCGGGTGCCGGCGGTGTCGAGACGGCCTCGGCGGTCCTCGGCGACCTGGTCTCCGCTGCCCGCCGACACGTCATCGGCGGCCCGGGGGTCGCCGAGTCGACGCAGTCCGAGCTGCCGGTGTTCCCGATCGGCACCGTCCGCACGAGCTACCAGATCACCCTGCACGTCACGGACGCCCCCGGCGTGCTGTCGACCGTCGCCGGCGTGCTCGCGAAGCACGGCGTCAGCGTCGAGACGGTCGAGCAGACCACCACCGGCGCTGCCGAGGGGACCGCGACGCTCGTCATCGGCACCCACCTGGCGCGCGAGGCCGACCTCGCCGACACCGTCGTCGCCCTCCGCGGCGAGGACGTCGTCCTGGACGTCACCAGCGTCCTGCGCGTCGTCGGTCGCTGA
- the lysA gene encoding diaminopimelate decarboxylase: MSENPLAPPRLRFPTDASELVDRIWPASATRTDDGTLAIGGISATDLVAQFGTPLYVVDERDVQSRAVRVRNAFADAFERIGSHAHVYYAGKAFLTTQVVAWMAEADLRVDVCTAGELAVALAGGIDPGRLGFHGNDKSDAEIARAVEVGIGTIVLDSHEEVRRVARAAADAGVVQRVRIRINTGVHASTHEYLATAREDQKFGIPLSEAVEAAAAVRAEPSLAFVGLHSHIGSQIFDDAGFREAARRLMDVHATLVASGPVPELNLGGGWGIDYTEADSAFAPEDVADALATIIGEACAERGIPVPDIAVEPGRYIIGPPGVTLYRVGTIKPVTLETDDGGSATRTYVSVDGGMSDNIRPALYGADYTARLARTSDAPAVLSRVVGKHCESGDVVVDDEYLPGDVRRGDLLAVAATGAYCWALSSNYNHVGRPPVVAVADGTARILVRGETIDDLLARDTGVAAVPADGTGR; encoded by the coding sequence GTGAGCGAGAACCCCCTTGCACCGCCGCGGCTGCGGTTCCCGACGGACGCCTCCGAACTGGTGGACCGCATCTGGCCCGCGTCCGCGACGCGGACCGACGACGGCACCCTGGCGATCGGCGGCATCAGCGCGACGGACCTGGTCGCGCAGTTCGGCACGCCCCTGTACGTCGTCGACGAGCGTGACGTCCAGTCCCGCGCCGTCCGTGTGCGGAACGCGTTCGCCGACGCGTTCGAGCGCATCGGCAGCCATGCGCACGTCTACTACGCCGGCAAGGCCTTCCTGACGACGCAGGTCGTCGCGTGGATGGCCGAGGCCGACCTGCGCGTCGACGTCTGCACCGCCGGTGAGCTCGCGGTCGCCCTGGCCGGCGGCATCGACCCCGGTCGGCTCGGCTTCCACGGCAACGACAAGTCCGACGCCGAGATCGCCCGCGCGGTCGAGGTCGGCATCGGCACGATCGTGCTCGACAGTCACGAAGAGGTGCGGCGCGTCGCCCGTGCCGCCGCCGACGCCGGGGTCGTGCAGCGGGTGCGCATCCGGATCAACACCGGGGTGCACGCGTCCACCCACGAGTACCTGGCGACCGCTCGCGAGGACCAGAAGTTCGGCATCCCGCTGTCCGAAGCCGTCGAGGCCGCGGCAGCCGTCCGGGCCGAGCCGTCGCTCGCCTTCGTCGGGCTGCACTCGCACATCGGTTCGCAGATCTTCGACGACGCCGGCTTCCGCGAGGCCGCACGCCGACTGATGGACGTGCACGCGACGCTCGTGGCGTCCGGTCCGGTGCCCGAGCTGAACCTCGGCGGCGGCTGGGGCATCGACTACACCGAGGCCGACTCCGCCTTCGCCCCGGAGGACGTCGCCGACGCACTGGCCACGATCATCGGCGAGGCCTGCGCCGAGCGCGGCATCCCGGTGCCGGACATCGCCGTCGAGCCGGGCCGCTACATCATCGGCCCGCCAGGGGTGACGCTCTACCGCGTCGGTACGATCAAGCCGGTCACGCTCGAGACCGACGACGGCGGCAGTGCGACCCGCACGTACGTCTCCGTCGACGGCGGGATGAGCGACAACATCCGTCCCGCCCTGTACGGCGCCGACTACACGGCCCGGCTCGCCCGCACCTCCGATGCCCCGGCGGTGCTGAGCCGAGTCGTCGGCAAGCACTGTGAGAGCGGTGACGTCGTGGTGGACGACGAGTACCTGCCCGGCGACGTGCGGCGGGGCGACCTGCTGGCCGTCGCGGCCACCGGTGCGTACTGCTGGGCGCTGTCGAGCAACTACAACCACGTGGGCCGTCCGCCGGTCGTCGCCGTCGCGGACGGCACAGCCCGTATCCTCGTGCGGGGCGAGACGATCGACGACCTGCTCGCCCGTGATACCGGGGTCGCCGCCGTGCCCGCCGACGGCACCGGCCGCTGA
- a CDS encoding DUF2993 domain-containing protein produces the protein MPAATERPTTRRRWPVVLLVVVVVLAALVVIAELVLRGVVDRIIAQQVEQSLPDGTTGEVDAHAEGIVIPQLISGTLDRVEISSAKLTVDGIPLAADVTAQDVPVDGKGDVRDVDGTVTLASSSVKDLAKYSPLFDRLNLVDGGVELTGSSSVLGYDITYAAKGAVVAQDDGRGITITPESVRITNSDLGLKVDSIPGVTGVPMQVCTAQFLPEPLRVRSLDVSKSDATVRITADALPLNEDGLRTVGSCG, from the coding sequence ATGCCCGCAGCCACCGAACGCCCCACCACGCGCCGCCGCTGGCCCGTCGTCCTGCTCGTGGTCGTCGTCGTGCTCGCAGCCCTCGTCGTGATCGCCGAGCTCGTGCTGCGCGGCGTCGTCGACCGGATCATCGCCCAGCAGGTCGAGCAGTCGCTGCCGGACGGCACGACCGGCGAGGTCGACGCCCACGCCGAGGGCATCGTCATCCCGCAGCTGATCAGCGGCACGCTCGACCGCGTCGAGATCTCCTCGGCGAAGCTCACCGTCGACGGCATCCCGCTCGCCGCCGACGTCACCGCGCAGGACGTCCCGGTGGACGGCAAGGGCGATGTCCGCGACGTCGACGGCACGGTCACCCTGGCGTCGTCGAGCGTCAAGGACCTGGCGAAGTACAGCCCGCTGTTCGACCGGCTGAACCTGGTCGACGGCGGCGTCGAACTGACGGGGTCGTCGTCGGTGCTCGGCTACGACATCACCTACGCGGCGAAGGGTGCCGTCGTCGCGCAGGACGACGGCCGCGGCATCACGATCACCCCGGAGAGCGTCCGGATCACGAACTCCGACCTCGGCCTCAAGGTCGACTCGATCCCGGGCGTCACCGGCGTCCCAATGCAGGTCTGCACCGCGCAGTTCCTGCCCGAGCCGCTGCGGGTGCGCTCGCTCGACGTGTCGAAGTCCGACGCGACGGTCCGGATCACCGCGGACGCGCTGCCGCTCAACGAGGACGGCCTGCGGACCGTGGGCAGCTGCGGCTGA
- the argS gene encoding arginine--tRNA ligase: MTPAELSAAYLSILTGIVERRGASETVTIEESHVVLERPKNRAHGDWASNAAMQLAKRLGTNPRELATEIAGELTELDGVDSVDVAGPGFINITLEAAAAGEIARTIVDGGESFGTGDLYDGVRINLEFVSANPTGPIHMGGVRWAAVGDSLARVFQAQGGLVTREYYFNDHGAQIDRFARSLVASALGEPTPEDGYGGAYIAEIAARVIATLEPGIDVRDLPRDEAQELFRREGVDFMFADIKSSLHDFGVDFDVYFHENALHESKAVERAIARLRSAGVMYEAEGAEWLRTTDFGDDRDRVVIKSDGEPAYIAGDLAYYLDKRERGFERNLIMLGADHHGYVGRMMAMCAAFGDEPGKNLEILIGQMVNLLKDGEPMRMSKRNGTIVTMEDLVDAVGVDAGRYALVRFASDTAIDIDLDLLTKRTNDNPVFYVQYAHARTQSVARNAAAAGVDRSVFDASLLTHESESALLGALAEYPRVVRHAAELREPHRIARYIEQLAGLYHRWYDSCRVTPLGDEPVTDLHRTRLWLNDATGQVVRNGLGLLGVSAPSRM, translated from the coding sequence GTGACTCCAGCCGAACTCTCCGCCGCGTACCTGTCGATCCTGACCGGGATCGTCGAGCGCCGAGGCGCGTCCGAGACCGTGACGATCGAGGAGTCCCACGTGGTGCTCGAGCGTCCGAAGAACCGCGCCCACGGCGACTGGGCCTCGAACGCGGCCATGCAGCTCGCGAAGCGGCTCGGCACGAACCCGCGCGAGCTCGCGACCGAGATCGCCGGGGAGCTGACCGAGCTCGACGGTGTGGACTCCGTCGACGTCGCCGGTCCCGGCTTCATCAACATCACGCTCGAGGCGGCCGCCGCCGGCGAGATCGCGCGCACCATCGTGGACGGCGGCGAGTCCTTCGGTACCGGCGACCTGTACGACGGCGTCCGGATCAACCTGGAGTTCGTCTCCGCCAACCCCACCGGCCCGATCCACATGGGCGGCGTCCGCTGGGCCGCGGTCGGCGACAGCCTGGCCCGCGTGTTCCAGGCGCAGGGCGGGCTCGTCACCCGCGAGTACTACTTCAACGACCACGGTGCGCAGATCGACCGCTTCGCCCGCTCCCTCGTGGCCAGCGCCCTCGGTGAGCCCACGCCCGAGGACGGCTACGGCGGCGCCTACATTGCCGAGATCGCGGCGCGGGTCATCGCGACCCTCGAGCCGGGCATCGACGTCCGTGACCTGCCGCGCGACGAGGCGCAGGAGCTCTTCCGTCGCGAGGGCGTCGACTTCATGTTCGCGGACATCAAGTCGTCGCTGCACGACTTCGGCGTCGACTTCGACGTCTACTTCCACGAGAACGCCCTGCACGAGTCGAAGGCCGTCGAGCGTGCCATCGCCCGGCTGCGGTCGGCCGGCGTGATGTACGAGGCCGAGGGTGCCGAGTGGCTCCGCACGACCGACTTCGGCGACGACCGCGACCGCGTCGTCATCAAGTCGGACGGCGAGCCCGCGTACATCGCCGGCGACCTGGCGTACTACCTCGACAAGCGCGAGCGCGGGTTCGAGCGGAACCTGATCATGCTCGGTGCCGACCACCACGGCTACGTCGGCCGCATGATGGCGATGTGCGCCGCGTTCGGGGACGAGCCGGGCAAGAACCTCGAGATCCTGATCGGGCAGATGGTGAACCTGCTCAAGGACGGCGAACCGATGCGCATGTCGAAGCGCAACGGCACCATCGTCACGATGGAGGACCTCGTCGACGCCGTCGGTGTCGACGCCGGCCGGTACGCCCTGGTCCGCTTCGCCAGCGACACCGCGATCGACATCGACCTCGACCTGCTCACGAAGCGCACGAACGACAATCCCGTCTTCTACGTGCAGTACGCCCACGCCCGCACGCAGTCGGTGGCCCGGAACGCCGCGGCCGCCGGGGTCGACCGGTCTGTGTTCGACGCCTCGCTGCTGACCCACGAGTCCGAGAGCGCGCTCCTCGGAGCCCTCGCCGAGTACCCGCGGGTGGTCCGGCACGCCGCCGAACTGCGCGAGCCGCACCGCATCGCGCGGTACATCGAACAGCTCGCCGGCCTGTACCACCGCTGGTACGACTCCTGCCGTGTCACGCCCCTCGGCGACGAGCCCGTGACCGACCTGCACCGCACGCGCCTGTGGCTGAACGACGCCACCGGCCAGGTCGTCCGGAACGGCCTCGGCCTGCTCGGCGTGTCGGCTCCGTCCCGCATGTAG